From Acidobacteriota bacterium:
TGAAATACTGCATGTAAATGGCCGCGTATCCAACCGCCGGGTCAATGCCTTCGTGCACCATCTGGCGCGTTTTGACGTCGGAAAAGTACCCTTTGAACCGTCGCTGCAGGTTGGGAACCAGGTTTTCAAACATCTTGCGGAAGTGCTGATTTTGAAACTCCAGCACATCAATGTACATCAGCAACCAGTAGTCGTGATGGTCGTTCACAATTCCTTTAACGCGCTGGCCGAATTTGATGAGGTTCTCCGGCAAGAGCGGTTCGTCAATATCATCAAACATCGCCTTCAGCCGTTGATCAATCACCTGCTGATACTTGTTGATGATGGAATCCAGGATTTCTTCTTTGGTCCGGTAGTAGTTATAGAGGTTTCCAAGTGAAACGCCAGCCTGTGCGGCGATATCGCGCATTGACGTGGCGTGGAATCCCTGGCGGATAAAAAGTTCCCGGGCGGCGATTTCAATGTGATCTCGCTTTTGCTCAATCACCTCGTGGCTCAGTTTTGGCATGACGATTTAAAAAAACGAACGCTTGTCTTTTTATACTCAGAAGACACCCATTCGTCAATAGTTTTTTTGGTGAAATTTGGGGATTTTACAGGTCTTGTTTGCGAAACAGCCATAATGCGGTCAGCAGTGTAACCAAAATATACCCAATTGCCCAGACCACCATCGCATTGCTTGGAACTGAGGCTGGGGAAAAGGGTGTCAGGTTCACTTCGCGCATCAAAGGCGGCTGCATATGGTAGGCAGCCAGTTGCCACAAAGATTCGCTCGGCATGATGAGACTGGCTGAAATTCCGACATAGCGCGTGGTCGCGCTGCCAAACAGCGTTCCGATTTGCTCCATCCACCCGCCGATAAAGGCCAGACCATACAGACCAAAAACCATCACCCCATTGGTCAACGTGCTGAGGCGGGTGCCTCCGGCAATTGAAAGCGTCAACAGGAGCGTTCCTTCGAGCAGCATCAGCGGGAGGCCATACACAATCCCAGGCGGCGTAAAATTAGCAATGACTTTTGTTACCAGCAGCACTCCACCGGTCATCAACGCCCAGTATCCAAACAGCACAACCCAAAACCCAAGCCATTTTCCAAGCACAATTTCAAAGCGCCGAACCGGCTTGGTGACCAATGTTTGAATCACTCCCGACCGGATTTCGCCGGCCAGGGTATCCACCGGCATAAGCACCGCCGTCATAATCATCAGGAAATTGACGGCATAAAGGCCCGCCATGGTCGCAAAATTCAATATCAGGCGTAACCTTGCAGGCCGTGCACCTTCCCCTACTACCGCATTTGAATAAATAAAATGAAAGCCAAGGCCAAAGAGCGCCAGAAAGGCAGTCCCAAGCAGCATCGCCGCCAGGA
This genomic window contains:
- a CDS encoding TetR/AcrR family transcriptional regulator, with protein sequence MPKLSHEVIEQKRDHIEIAARELFIRQGFHATSMRDIAAQAGVSLGNLYNYYRTKEEILDSIINKYQQVIDQRLKAMFDDIDEPLLPENLIKFGQRVKGIVNDHHDYWLLMYIDVLEFQNQHFRKMFENLVPNLQRRFKGYFSDVKTRQMVHEGIDPAVGYAAIYMQYFNYFLVERLFGGNHHLGMSDDQAIAKLAEVFSRGLLKSDHPGRPQN
- a CDS encoding ABC transporter permease: MFHLLTIAHLTFHEARRRKILLAAMLLGTAFLALFGLGFHFIYSNAVVGEGARPARLRLILNFATMAGLYAVNFLMIMTAVLMPVDTLAGEIRSGVIQTLVTKPVRRFEIVLGKWLGFWVVLFGYWALMTGGVLLVTKVIANFTPPGIVYGLPLMLLEGTLLLTLSIAGGTRLSTLTNGVMVFGLYGLAFIGGWMEQIGTLFGSATTRYVGISASLIMPSESLWQLAAYHMQPPLMREVNLTPFSPASVPSNAMVVWAIGYILVTLLTALWLFRKQDL